Within the Pseudomonas sp. SL4(2022) genome, the region TTTGCGCTCAGAGGCTGGCTCTGTCGAGCGTTCTTAGCTGCTGCAACTGGCGCCGCAGCATCCAGATCACCACCAGGCTTAGGCAGACGTTGGACAGTGGCAGGGCCAGCCATACACCGTTAAGCCCCAGCAGCAGTGGCATCACCGCGAGGAAGGGCAGCTGGATCAGCATATTGCCCACCGTCACCAGGGTGGCGTTGCGGGCCTGGCCCATGGCCTGGAAGAAGCTGGCAGCCAGGACGATAAAACCTTCAAGGAACATGGCGAACAGGTGCAGGCGCAGGCCCAGCACGCTGGCGTCCAGCAGGGCTTCGTCGTTGCCGCTGAAAATTCCGGCAAACAGCCTGGGCAGGATCAACAGCGCTGCAGTCATCAACACACCGCTGCCCACTGCCGTGAGCAGCCCCAGGCGTAGCACCCTGCGCACTTTGTCCGGCTCGCGGGCACCGTAGAAGTAACTGACCAGCGGCTGCATACCGCCGCACACACCCTCGGCAAACATGTAGTAGAAGGCCATCAGGTAGCTGGCGATGGCGTAGGCGGCGACTTGCACCGGGCTGCCATAGTGCATGAACAACAGGTTGTGCAGCACCACCACCAGGCTCATGTAGAGGTACATCAGCATGCTGGAGAAACCGGTGGTGAGAATGTCCAAACTGCTGCGCAGGTTCAGTGTGCAGGCGGTCAGGGGCATTTGCAGCGGGTTGTGCCGGCTGCAGATAAAACCCAGGCAGATCAGCACCGACAGGCTTTCGCCTATGACCGTGCCCAGGGCTGCGCCGTGCAAGCCCCACTTCAGTTCAATGATAAATAGGTAGTCGAGCGCCACGTTGGCGAGCGCGCCCACCAGCATGGCCAGAGTCGCCAGGCGCGGTGCACCGAGGTTGCGGACCAGCAGGGGCAGGGCGATGGAGCCGAATACCAAGGGCGCGGCCCAGCCAATCACCCGCAGGTAGTCGTTACCCTGTTGCGCCAGGTTGTCCTCGGCGCCTTGC harbors:
- a CDS encoding MATE family efflux transporter — protein: MNSHSLTRTFWHYTIPAVAALMISGLYMVVDGIFIGHAMGATGLSAINMAWPLSGVMLAIGMMIGMGAGAQCSLAQGAAQWPQARSYLAQALWLLVLLGIPTGVLVVLAGPTFMAMQGAEDNLAQQGNDYLRVIGWAAPLVFGSIALPLLVRNLGAPRLATLAMLVGALANVALDYLFIIELKWGLHGAALGTVIGESLSVLICLGFICSRHNPLQMPLTACTLNLRSSLDILTTGFSSMLMYLYMSLVVVLHNLLFMHYGSPVQVAAYAIASYLMAFYYMFAEGVCGGMQPLVSYFYGAREPDKVRRVLRLGLLTAVGSGVLMTAALLILPRLFAGIFSGNDEALLDASVLGLRLHLFAMFLEGFIVLAASFFQAMGQARNATLVTVGNMLIQLPFLAVMPLLLGLNGVWLALPLSNVCLSLVVIWMLRRQLQQLRTLDRASL